The genomic DNA CATTTTCCTGTGCCGAAAAGCTAACTGTTTTCTGTAGTTTTGCAATCGACGGCGTCGGTTTAAATGCCGCTCGTAATGTAATTGGCATGCCGGTTGATATGCCGCCCAAAATGCCACCGTGGTTGTTAGTTTGAGTCATAACACCACCATCCTTCATGACAAATGGGTCGTTGTGTTCACTGCCCCGCATCGCTGCGGCGGCAAAGCCTGCGCCGAAGTCAATGCCCTTGACGGCGGGAATGCCGAAAATGGCGGCAGCCAGACGGTTTTCAAGGCCCTCGTACAGCGGTTCGCCCAGCCCTGCCGGAATTCCAACGACGGCGCACTCAATGATGCCGCCCACTGAGTCACCCTCGGCTCTTGCCGCGTCGATCTGTGCCTGCATTCTCAACCCCGCCTCATCTGAAATAACAGGGAATGCCTTTTGCGAGAGCATCATAAGCTCCAAGGTTGAAACGGTAACCGGATCGAATGGGGTATCAGCTTCACCGGCGATGGTAGCGATATGCGCACCAACTGTGATGCCTTTTTGCGCCAAAAGCTGTATTGCCACCGCGCCCGCAAAACAGAGCGGCGCTGTGAGCCTGCCGGAAAACTGCCCCCCACCCCGGATGTCGTTTGCGCCTTTATATTTGACAGCGGCGGGGTAATCAGCATGCATCGGGCGTGGCAGATCGCGTAGCTTATCGTAATCCTTGCTTCTTGCATCGCTGTTTTGGATCATGGCAGATAGCGGTGCGCCACAGGTGACGCCGTCAACCAGTCCAGAAAGTATCTGGGGAATATCCGCCTCGCTACGAGCAGTAGAAAATCGATTCGCGCCGGGGGCCCGGCGCCCCATAAATCGATGGACGGCCTCCATGTCCAACCGCACTCCTGCGGGCAGACCATCGAGCACCACACCGATCACCTCGCTGTGCGACTGGCCAAATATTGTGACCTTTAAGAGCTTTCCAAAACTAGATGACATCGACTTTCCCTCCCAGTCGTTTAAAGTCCTCAAAGAATCTCGGGTATGATTTTTCCACCGCGGTAGCATCTTGGATGATAACATCCCCGGTGCAAATGGCGGAGGCGATGCTCATTGCCATCGCAATTCGGTGATCGTTAAAGCTGTTGACTAGGCCTCCCCGAAGTCCACCTGTGCCCTTTATAATCAGTCCGTCCGGCAGCTCTAACACCTTGCCACCAAGCGCATTGAGCGATTTGGCGATCGTCTGTAGCCGGTCACTTTCTTTGATTCTCAGCCGTGCCGCGTTGGTGATTTTGGTAGTGCCGACCGCCGCACAGGCCACCACAGACAAAATCGGCACAAGATCGGGTATTTCAGTAGCGTCGATGTTGATACCACTTAAAGCTTGTGGCGAGACAACGGCATGGCTTCCGTCGGTCTCAGCCTGAGCGCCAAAGCGCCGCAGCAGTGGTACGATTTTGCTGTCGCCCTGCACGGTATCGGCGTCCAGCGTTGTCACGGTGATAGGTGCACACATGGCCCCCGCCGCCAGCCAGAACGCTGCGTTGGACCAGTCGCCCTCTGCGGCGATTCGGCCCGGTGAGCAATAACGCTGCCCACCCTTGATATGGTAACCGCCACCATTTGGCAGCGGGGTAATGTCGATGTTAAAACGCGCGAGTGTACGCAGCGTCATTGAAACGTAACCCGCTGACTCCAGCGGTGTAGTCAGAAGGATATTGCTGTCGCCCGCCAGCAGCGGCAGCGCGAACAGCAGTCCTGTAATATACTGAGAGCTGATGTTGCCTGGCAGGGTAAATTCCCCCGCCGTCAAAGTACCTTTCATGGTAAAAGGAAGGTGTGCGGCATCAAAGGAGCAGTCGTGGAATTCCATTTCCTCGCGCAGCGGAGAGAGGGGACGCTGCGGCAGCCTACCCGCGCCTTCAACCCGTGTGGTTTGGCACAGTGCCGCCGCAACCGGCAATAAAAACCGTAGGGTCGAACCGCTCTCACAACAATCCAACACCGCCTGCTTTGGCTTTTGTGCGATGGGCATTACCCGCCACACCCCCTCTTGAATCTGGGAAAAGCCAGTACCAAGTGCAGAAAGACAACCCATGGTCGCTTCTATATCGCGATTCAACTCGCTGATAACCACCTCAGTGGGGGTATCGCACAACGCCGCACAAATCAGGCACCGGTGCGCATCAGATTTTGAAGCAATAGCCCGCAATGTGCCGCGCAGAGGTGAGGGCGTAATCCTAATATCCATAAAAGAACTCCTTTTGGCTGTGCTATCAAAGTCAGCGCATCCGTTTTTATAGTCCCTGTTTAATCCACTCTCTCAGCGCGTCTATCGCAATATCCTGCACAGTGCAATCTCCCACCATTGTGGGAAGAATGAGTGCCAGCCGATCACCGTGGCGCTTTTTATCGCCCAGTGCAGCCTCGGCCAGCGCTTCGACGTTATATTCGCAGACCATCGGCAGCCCGCAGGCGGTCAGGGTGTTGAGCAGTGTTTCCAGCGTTTTGAGGGATGTTATCCCCTTTTTGACACAGGCACGCGTGATAATAACCATACCGATGGCGACCGCCTGGCCGTGCGTGATAGAAAAATTTGAACAGCGCTCGATGGCATGCCCCACGGTATGACCAAAATTGAGCTTTCTTCGTTGTCCGATATCTCGTTCGTCCTGCGCAACAACATCGGCTTTAATAGCAACGCATCGAGTGATAATCTCAGGCAGTCGGATTGAAACATCGTCTCCCAACAGCGGCAGCAATGTCTTGTCGAATGCCATACCGTATTTGACCGCCTCGCCCATGCCGTCGAGAAAATATTGCTGAGGTAGCATTTTAAGCGATTCACAATCGCAAATGACCAGTTCGGGCTGCCAGAATGCACCCGCTAAATTCTTGCCCGCCGCGAGATCGACAGCGGTTTTGCCCCCGACTGAGGAATCGATAGCGGCGAGAAAGGTCGTTGGTATCTGTACAAAACGAACGCCCCTCAGATACACTGCCGCGGCAAAGCCTGCCAAATCGCCAGTGACACCACCGCCCAGTGCTACAATCAAGTCGGTTCGGGTAATTTGGTTTTCAGCCAATTGTTCCAACACAGCGGAGAGCGTCGACAGACTTTTTGACGTTTCTCCATGTGAAAAAACAATGCGACAAACCTGAAATCCGGCCTTTTTCAGTGACATTTCAACGGTGTCACCAAACAAAACGTCAACCGTGTCGTCGGCAATAACAGCGGCGATACAGGGCTTTATCCTTTTAGCAATGAGTTGACCGCTCTGCGCCAACAGCCCGTTTCCCACCAAAACCTCATAGGGATGACTGGTCTTCACCGATACACTTTTCATGGCTTCACAGCACCTTTCCGTCCGCCTGCGCCTTTTGCTCGCGTCCTGCACGCAGCATGGTGTGCAGTCTATCTTTATTTCTGGCCTTTATTACAACACTAAACTCCTGAAGTCGCTCAACCAAAGCATCGAGCTGTTCAGCCAGCGGCTCGTAATTATCTAACATCAATTCCGTCCACATATCCTCGTTTAGGGTCGCTACACGGGTCATATCGCGGTAGCTACCCGCTGAAAAGCCCTTGTGCCCCAGCGCACAGGGGGACTGTACATACGCACTTGAAACAACATGTGCCAGCTGCGAGGTGTAAGCAATCATTCGATCGTGCTCAGCGGGGTCGGTAATCACCGTTTTAGTAAAGCCCAGTGTCTGCATAAATTTCTTCAGACGGTCCACCTCGGCAATTGGCACCCCCTTCAGCGGTGTCAGTACTATTGAAGCGTTTTCAAACATGTTGCAGCGCGAATGATCAAAACCACTGTGCTCAACACCCGCCATCGGGTGTCCGCCGATATAGCAAAAGCCATACTCTTGCGCAATGGCGTGGCATCCGCTGCACACCGCCTGCTTAACGCCGCAGGTGTCGGTCACGATGGCGGTTTTGGCAATATGCCCGGCATTGGCCGCCAGCCAGTCAATTGCCGCCTGCGGATAAAGGGCAATAATCACCATCTCGCAGGAAGAGAGCTTTTCGTCATCGAGGATGTCATCAATTGCCCCCACCAGCCGTGCCTGATACAACGCCTGCATGTTGGCGTCCGCGCCAAATACCGTATGCTCAGTTTTGTGTTTGATCGTCCGGGCAAATGAGCCGCCTATCAGGCCCATGCCTACCACTGCAATATTCATGTCATATCTCCTTAAAACGGTTTACGCAATTTTAAAACTATTGGGTAAGATTTTGGCGACACATTTCGCCACGTCTTCGAACGCCTCAGGTGTCAGTGACTGTGGGCCGTCGCATTTGGCGTGTGCCGGGTCGTTGTGCACCTCAATAATCAACCCGTCTGCGCCGCAGGCCGCCGACGCCATTGCCATCGGCTTGACTAGGCTGGCAATGCCACAGGCGTGACTCGGGTCGACAATCACCGGTAGGTGAGTCATGCTTTTAAGCATCGGAATCGCTGAAAGATCAAGTGTATTGCGCGTAGCCGTCTCAAAGGTGCGGATGCCACGCTCACAAAGGATTACCCGCTCGTTGCCGCCCGCCAGGATATATTCTGCGCTCATCAACAGCTCCTGAAGAGTGTTTGAAAGCCCGCGCTTCAACAAAATCGGCCGGTCGGTTTTGCCCAGCTCTTTAAGCAGTTCAAAGTTCTGCATATTCCGCGCACCCACCTGTATGATATCAACCTCTTCAAACAATGACAGTTGAGAAATATCCATCAACTCGGATACAATGGGCAGACCGGTCGCCTTTTTGGCTTCAATCAGGAGTTTGATGCCTTCTGCCCGCATGCCCTGAAAGGCATAGGGGGAGGTTCTCGGCTTGAAAGCACCGC from Oscillospiraceae bacterium MB24-C1 includes the following:
- the aroC gene encoding chorismate synthase, whose translation is MSSSFGKLLKVTIFGQSHSEVIGVVLDGLPAGVRLDMEAVHRFMGRRAPGANRFSTARSEADIPQILSGLVDGVTCGAPLSAMIQNSDARSKDYDKLRDLPRPMHADYPAAVKYKGANDIRGGGQFSGRLTAPLCFAGAVAIQLLAQKGITVGAHIATIAGEADTPFDPVTVSTLELMMLSQKAFPVISDEAGLRMQAQIDAARAEGDSVGGIIECAVVGIPAGLGEPLYEGLENRLAAAIFGIPAVKGIDFGAGFAAAAMRGSEHNDPFVMKDGGVMTQTNNHGGILGGISTGMPITLRAAFKPTPSIAKLQKTVSFSAQENAQLAITGRHDPCVVLRAVPCVEAAVALVLLDLLIEEKGRNQWI
- the aroA gene encoding 3-phosphoshikimate 1-carboxyvinyltransferase, with the translated sequence MDIRITPSPLRGTLRAIASKSDAHRCLICAALCDTPTEVVISELNRDIEATMGCLSALGTGFSQIQEGVWRVMPIAQKPKQAVLDCCESGSTLRFLLPVAAALCQTTRVEGAGRLPQRPLSPLREEMEFHDCSFDAAHLPFTMKGTLTAGEFTLPGNISSQYITGLLFALPLLAGDSNILLTTPLESAGYVSMTLRTLARFNIDITPLPNGGGYHIKGGQRYCSPGRIAAEGDWSNAAFWLAAGAMCAPITVTTLDADTVQGDSKIVPLLRRFGAQAETDGSHAVVSPQALSGINIDATEIPDLVPILSVVACAAVGTTKITNAARLRIKESDRLQTIAKSLNALGGKVLELPDGLIIKGTGGLRGGLVNSFNDHRIAMAMSIASAICTGDVIIQDATAVEKSYPRFFEDFKRLGGKVDVI
- the aroB gene encoding 3-dehydroquinate synthase, giving the protein MKSVSVKTSHPYEVLVGNGLLAQSGQLIAKRIKPCIAAVIADDTVDVLFGDTVEMSLKKAGFQVCRIVFSHGETSKSLSTLSAVLEQLAENQITRTDLIVALGGGVTGDLAGFAAAVYLRGVRFVQIPTTFLAAIDSSVGGKTAVDLAAGKNLAGAFWQPELVICDCESLKMLPQQYFLDGMGEAVKYGMAFDKTLLPLLGDDVSIRLPEIITRCVAIKADVVAQDERDIGQRRKLNFGHTVGHAIERCSNFSITHGQAVAIGMVIITRACVKKGITSLKTLETLLNTLTACGLPMVCEYNVEALAEAALGDKKRHGDRLALILPTMVGDCTVQDIAIDALREWIKQGL
- a CDS encoding prephenate dehydrogenase, which translates into the protein MNIAVVGMGLIGGSFARTIKHKTEHTVFGADANMQALYQARLVGAIDDILDDEKLSSCEMVIIALYPQAAIDWLAANAGHIAKTAIVTDTCGVKQAVCSGCHAIAQEYGFCYIGGHPMAGVEHSGFDHSRCNMFENASIVLTPLKGVPIAEVDRLKKFMQTLGFTKTVITDPAEHDRMIAYTSQLAHVVSSAYVQSPCALGHKGFSAGSYRDMTRVATLNEDMWTELMLDNYEPLAEQLDALVERLQEFSVVIKARNKDRLHTMLRAGREQKAQADGKVL
- the aroF gene encoding 3-deoxy-7-phosphoheptulonate synthase, whose amino-acid sequence is MVVVLKQNPDPKQLENLIAWLKSLNLQIHLSEGNSYIVLGLVGDTSDVDIDLIQALDIVASVKRIQEPYKNANRKFHPDNTIITVGEAVFGDGSCPIAAGPCSVESETQIIEVAKAVKASGAKLLRGGAFKPRTSPYAFQGMRAEGIKLLIEAKKATGLPIVSELMDISQLSLFEEVDIIQVGARNMQNFELLKELGKTDRPILLKRGLSNTLQELLMSAEYILAGGNERVILCERGIRTFETATRNTLDLSAIPMLKSMTHLPVIVDPSHACGIASLVKPMAMASAACGADGLIIEVHNDPAHAKCDGPQSLTPEAFEDVAKCVAKILPNSFKIA